In Vicinamibacteria bacterium, the DNA window TCCACTGGAGGTTCGCGTAGTCTTCGTCGCTCCGTTCCTCCCAGGAATCGAAGAGGGCCGACTCGAGTCGAGTGGAACCGGCGGTGTAGGGGTAGGCCTCGGTCGTCACGTCGAGACCACGCTCTCGAGCACCCCGGATCATTCCGAGCGTCGTTCGCGCACTCTCGCCGGCAGAGCTGTTCATGTGGACTATGTGCAGCGAGGCGCCCGTCACCGCCGCGTCGGCGATGACCTCCTGAAAGGCCCCCAGCGTGCCCCCGGATCCTTCTCCCCGGGTGTGGACGTAGATCGGAACGCCATTCGCCGCCGCGAGCTCGAAGAGGGCGAGAATCTCCTCCCGCGAAGCCCCGGGGGTGTAGGTGATGCCCAGACCGAAGCCGAGCCCCCCTTCCTCGAGCCCGCGCACCATGAGCGCCTTCAGCTCGTCGAGCTGTGATGCGCTCGCTTCGCTGTAAGCGAAATCCCGGTGCTCGAGGGAGAACGTCGAATCGGGAGGGAGCATCGCCCAACTCCCCAGATCGACGTCATGCATGAGCTTTGCCCGCGCGCCCACGTGGGAGACCGTGGCGCCGAAGTGAATCGGTGCCGTGCCCTCCCTCGACGCGAGCCAAGATCCGACGGGATAAACCCCGATCTCCATCTCGAGCGCGGTGGTGACGCCATCCTGGGCCTGGAGCCGGTTGCTGACCGGGTCCTGTCCGTGCGCGTGGAGATCGATGAAGCCAGGGGCGACGACGAGGCCGCTCACGTCGAGAACCTCGTTGCCTTCGAGCGGCGCCTCGCTCACGGCGACGATGCTTCCGTCGGCGATCCCGACGTTCCGGATTGCGTCGAGCCCCGTTTCCGGATCCATCACCCGTCCGCCGACG includes these proteins:
- a CDS encoding amidohydrolase family protein; amino-acid sequence: MKNELALAFVASCFLTESSLAQPAELVLVGGRVMDPETGLDAIRNVGIADGSIVAVSEAPLEGNEVLDVSGLVVAPGFIDLHAHGQDPVSNRLQAQDGVTTALEMEIGVYPVGSWLASREGTAPIHFGATVSHVGARAKLMHDVDLGSWAMLPPDSTFSLEHRDFAYSEASASQLDELKALMVRGLEEGGLGFGLGITYTPGASREEILALFELAAANGVPIYVHTRGEGSGGTLGAFQEVIADAAVTGASLHIVHMNSSAGESARTTLGMIRGARERGLDVTTEAYPYTAGSTRLESALFDSWEERSDEDYANLQWTATGERLTSKTFEIYREEGGWVIIHGGRTEETNAWIIAQPDVMVASDGIPFLYGPAHPRGAGTFARILGHYSRERDVIGLMPALAKMTWLPARRLEDAAPVMKKKGRVQERMDADLTVFDPETILDRSSYEDGDVPSTGIAHVLVSGTFVVRDGELVADALPGRAIRGER